DNA sequence from the Mycobacterium senriense genome:
GCCGGCCAGTCGGGAGCCAGCCCCGCACACCGGCTGGCATAGGCCACCCCCAGATCAGCCACCAGCGGGGTGATCGACAAGCCGTCGGCGGCGATATGGTGCACCACGGCCACCAACACATGCTCGTCGCCGGTGACGCGGAAAAGCCGTGCCCGCAACGGGATTTCGGTCGCCAAGTCAAACGGGTGACGCGCCGCCGCTTCGATGGCCTCCTCTAGCTGTGTTGCCGACCATCCGGTGGCATCAACGACGTCCCAACCAAAGTCGGCCCGCCCGGCGGGGATCACCACCTGCTGGGGTATACCCTCGGGCGCCGCAAACAGGGTGCGCAGGCTCTCGTGGCGGCCCACCACATCGCCCAGCGCCGCACCCAACACGTCGGCATCCAGGCGCCCGCCCAGCCGCAACGCCGCCGCCATGTTGTAGATCGGTGAAGGCCCCTGCAACTGGTCGATGAACCACAACCGGTTCTGGGCAAACGACAACGGCACCACCGCGGGCCGCTCGACGGCCACCAACGGCTCCAGCCCAGTCCCATCGGCACCGACCCGCAGCGCCAGCTGGGTAACCGTGGGCGCCTCGAACACGGTGCGCACCGCAAGACCGGCGTCCAGACTCGCGTTGATCGCGCCGACCAGGCGCATCGCCGACAGCGAATCCCCACCCAAGTCGAAAAAGGAGTCGTCGACACCGACCCGTTCGAGCCCGAGTACCTGGGCGTAGATGCCGGCCAGGATCTCCTCGGTGGGTGTTTCCGGGGCCCGGTACGCACCGACGGTGTACTCGGGTGCCGGCAACGCGCGGGTATCGAGTTTGCCGTTGACCGTCAACGGCAGCGCGTCCAACACCACCACCGCGGCCGGCACCATATACTCCGGCAACCGCTCGGCCAGCTGGAGACGCAGCTCGGCCGGATCGGCGGTCCCGATGACATAGCCCACCAGCCGCTTATCGCCCGGGCGGTCCTCACGGGCGGTCACCACCGCCTGCTCCACCCCGTTCAGCCCGGCCAGCGCCGCACGCACCTCACCGAGCTCGATGCGATAGCCACGGATCTTCACCTGCTCGTCGGCACGGCCCAGATACTGCAGCTGCCCATCAGCACCCCAACACACCAGATCCCCGGTGCGATACATCCGCGCGCCCGGCAACCCGAAGGGACAGGCTACGAACCGCGATCCGGTCAACTCGGCCCTGCTGATGTACCCAACCCCGACGCCGACACCCGCCACATACAACTCGCCGACGACACCGACCGGCACCGGCCGCAACCAACCATCCAGCACAAACAACGCCGCAGTCGACACCGGCGCACCGATCGGCGGCGTCCCCGATCCCGCCGCCAATGCACTCATCGACGCATACACCGTGGCCTCGGTCGGGCCATAGGCATTGATCACCACCCGCCCCGGCGCCCACCGATCCACCACCTCGGCCGGACACGCCTCACCGCCGAGCAGCAACGCCACCGACTCCAACCCCTCCGGCGACAACGTCCCCACCGCAGAAGGGGTCTGGGTCAACACATTGACCCGTTCACCGACCAGCAGGGCGTGGAACTCATCCGGGGAGCCGACCACCGAGTCGGGCACGACCACCAACCGGGCACCGGTGAGCAGCGCGGCCCAAATCTCCCACACCGAGAAGTCGAAAGCATAGGAATGGCACTGCGTCCACACCTGCGCCGGCGGCAGGTCTGAGGGCTGCGAGTCCGCCAGATGGGTCAGGTTGCGGTGGGTGACCGCCACTCCCTTGGGGACACCTGTCGTGCCCGAGGTGTAAATGAGGTAAGCAATGTCGTCAGGGGCCGGCACCGAGACCGCAGTGCTGGGTTGCGCTTCGACAGCCTCGTCGTTGACATCGATGACCACTACGTCATGCCCGTCCAGCCGCGGGCGCAGCTCCGCGGAGGTGATCGCGGCGATCGGCGCGGCATCGGTGAGCATGAACCCGATCCGCGCCGCCGGCAACGCCGGGTCAATCGCCAGGTAAGCCGCCCCGGTCTTCAGCACCGCCAGCATCGCGACGATGGCCGAGGATGAACGTTCCAACAGCAACGCTACCCGTTGCCCCGCACCCACCCCATGGCCGATCAGCAAGTGCGCCAACCGGTTAGCCGCTTCCTCGAGTTCCCAATAGGTCATCGAGCGGCCCTCGAAAGTCACCGCCCCAGCCTCTGGGGCACGGGCCACCTGTTCAGCGAACAGCACCGGGATCGACACCGGCGGTGGTGCGGGTTGGGTCAACACCGACCGATTGCCCCACCCATCTAGCCGGGCGCGCTCACCAGCACTAAGCACATCCACCGACGACAACGACCGTGTCGGATCAGCGGCCATCGCCACCAACAGCTGCTGCAACCGCCTGGCTAAATCCGAGACGTCAAAACTCGAAAAAGGCTGCCCGGCGCCGGCCGTGCTGAAAAGCTGCTCATCACCGAATCCATAGAACAACAGCCCGAAGTGACCTATCGGGCCAAAAGTGGTATAGGTCGCTGTTGCCGGAACACCGGCAAGATCCAGGGTCAGTCTGGCCGGCACGAAATTAAGAACTACCCGATTTGTCGCCTGCGTGAGGCCGCGAACATCACCGTCATTCTCGAGAAGATGCACCGGAAACCGCTGATGTTTCACCGCTTCTCGTATTCGTGAGTCAACGTGTTTACAGAAATCGGCCACCAAAAATTCCGGCGACGCTGTCAAGACCAGCGGTACCACCCCGGCCACCATCCCAGGAAGCAGCTTTGACGCGGGACCTACTCGCCTGCTGACCGGGAAGTTGAACACTACCTCTGAACCGTCAGCGTCGAACGCACCCACCAGAAGTGCGCACGCCGCAGTGAGGACCGATGATCGACGGATACCCAACCTCTTGGATAGCTCTTTGATTCGGCCGAGGACGAGTGGATCCAATTGAACCGGCGCCGACGGCCAATACGAATCCCGCTCCCTCGCGGCCTGAGGCAACCGATAATCCGGGCTGCTTTCCTGCGGAAGGTTCTCGCTCCAATAGGCCTGATCTTCCAAATAATCGCTGGACGCTTCGTACTCTGACTCGCAGTCAACCAAGTCCTCTAAAGAGCCAAAAAATCGAGGTGGAATCGGGGCGCCGGAGACAATGGCAGAGTAAATAGTTGCAATCCGACGGCCTACCAGGGCAATGCCGGTTCCGTCTATGATTATGTGGTGGCTGCATACGAACCAGTAATATTCGTCGGGCCGTGTCTGGAATAATGCAAATTTGAACAGGGGGCCGGTGAACGGCATGGGCGTGCGTTGGATCGAGGACGCGAGTTCGTGGGCTTTCTGCACGGGATCCCGCGAACCGCTCAGGTCATAGAAGGGCAGCTCGACATCCGGATAGTCCATCGCCCGTTGAAAAACCTGGCCATCCACCTCGAAGATGGCGGCCCTGCTCGGTTCGGCCTCCTGCACCGCCCGCCGAATCGCCCATTCGAGGGCCTCACGGTCTACCGCGCCCTCGATTTTGGCGAACAGGCCGAGCTGCCACTCCGTACCGAGCTGGCCCGTTTCCTGCGAAAGCCAAATGTCGAGCTGGCCCCGCGTCAGCGGATATGCCTGGGCATCGGGATTTGTCGACCGCCCGCACGGTTCAACGATCAAAACCACGACCTGCCAGCCTCTCGCGCAGACTCTTCGGACGGATGTCAGCCCAGTTCTGTTCGATGTACTCCAGGCATGCAGCGCGATCCGCTTCGCCGTAAACCCTCTGCCACCCGGCTGGAATGTCGGCGAACGCCGGCCACAGGCTGTGTTGCTCTTCGTCGTTGATCAAGACGAAGAAGCTGCCATTGTCATCATCGAACGGGTTGGTACTCACCGGTCCTCCAAATTTCGCTTGGCATGGGTCGAACAGTTCGCTGCACTAGCTATTTCGACCAGTTGCTCTAGGGCTTGGCCCGGCAACGGCTCCATGCCCGTTGCATGATCCAGAGCGTTATGCGTTTCAAACCCGCTGTCTGGCTTATTAAGCCGGGTAGCGTAGTCACTACGCGCACATCGAGTGGTAGACGCAAACCGACAGAGTGGCTTGCGTAGTGACAAGCAAACGCTCACCGAGGATGCGCGTGCTAGCGCGGATTGCGTTCTGCAACAGCGTGTTTCGTCGAAAGTGCCGACTATTGGCCGTTACGCAGGGACTCGGACCTCGGCCGCGACGACCACGAGGGCCGTTGCCGGACACCCGGTACGGCGGGCAGAACTCGTCATTTGCCCTGCGCCTGTTTCACATTGGTAAGTGGATGAGCCGTTGGCGCCTGCTCTTTGACGCCAAGCATCGCGAAGATCGAGTAGAGGCGTCCGACACCCTCGGGACTGCGACAAGCAGTCTCGTCGGCGGTCGTAGACACGTAGCCGACTGCGAGCTACAGCTCCCCGGCGTCGATGGCTTTCTTGACTTCCTGCGCGTGGGCCACCTGCGCGGCGGTGTACCCGATCAGCAGCGCCACCACGTTGAGCAGCACGACTACCCCAGCCAGCCACAGCATTCCGTAGGTGTAGCCGCGGTCCAGCGCATGCAACTGAGCGGAGTTCATGGACTTCACCGGACCAACAGTGCCGCCCAGGGATAGTGTGCGCGACGTTACGGCGGCCTGGACGATGACCAGAACCAGCGGGCCGCCCAAGGTCTGCAGCATCACTGAAATCGCCGATGTGGGCCCGATGCGGTCGGAGCCGACGCTGGCGATCACCGATAGCGTGAGCGGGACGAAGATCGCGCCGATACCAGTAGCACCGATGAGGAGCGGCAAAACAAGATTCGGGAAGTACGGGATCCTGGCGTTGAGTGTCGCGCCGTACAGCGTCGCGACCAAAATCAGGCTGCCGCTGGCGATCACCACCACTCGCGGCGGGAACGACATCACCAGCTTCGACGCCACGCCCACCCCGATGGCCACCCCGATGCCGAACGGGATGAAAGCGATGCCAGCGTGCAGCGGACTGTAGCCCATGATGGTTTGCACGTAGAGACCGACCAGCACGGTCAGGGTGAAAAACACTCCACCGGCAAGGAACGTAGCCGCGAACGCGGCCAGCCGGTTGCGGTCGAAGAACAGGTTGAACGGCACGATGGGGTTCTCCGCGGTGCGCTCCACCACGACGAACGCCACGAAAGCGGCCAGAGCCACCAAGCCCGAACCGATCGTGATGGCCGACCGCCACCCCACCTCCGGGCCCATCGAGAGACCGAACACGGCGGCGGTACAGGCCAACGTGGCCAATACAGCCCCGGTGGCGTCGAGCTTCATCCGCTCCTTCTGTGTTTCCTGCCGCGTGATGACGGCCAGGTAGATAACCGCCAGCCCGATCGGTACGTTCACCAAAAACGCCAGCCGCCACGACACGTCGGTGAGCGCCCCGCCGACCACCAGGCCCAGCACCCCGCCGAGACCGGTCATCGCGCCGAGCACCGCCGTCGCCGCATTGCGCGTCGACCCCTTCGGGAACGTGGTCGCTATCAGCGCCAAATTAGTCGGTGCGATGATCGCGGCGGCCGCGCCGTGCAGCAGCCGTGCCGATATCAACGTCCTTCCGTCCCAGGCGATGCCGCACAAGGTCGAGGCGAAGGTGAACAGCGCGACCCCGAGGATGAAAGCCCGCTTGCGGCCGACAGTGTCTCCCAGGCGGCCACCCAGCAGCATCAGGCCACCAAAGGTCAGCATGTAGGCGGTAATCACCCAGCTTCGCCCGGCATCCGACAGGCCGAGCTCGTTCTGGATCCTGGGCAGCGCGAAGATCGCGACGGGGCCGTCCATCGCCACCATCAGCTGCATACCGCCGATCGCGACGATTACGGCGAACCGGCGAGACCGCAGGAAAGCCGGAACGTGTCTCTTCGCATGATGGAGCGTGGTCGGTTCGCTAGACATCTTCGAACCGCTACTTCGCCGGGGCGCCCTGGTTGACGAGGGCCTCGAAACGTTTTTCCCAGCGAAGATAGTTGCCGGCGAGGCCGGTGAGAGGCACGAAGGGCATCGCGATCACCGACGTGAACACCGAGTTTATGATATTCGCCGGGAAACGCATCGGCCGCATGATGTCGACGAAAAGGATCACCCGGACCCCGTCGGTCCGGTTCCAGGCCTCGTGCTCGAAGGTGTCATCGAAGATCATCACCTTGCCCTCCTGCCAATTACGGGTCTGCGACCCGACTCGGATGGCACACATCTCGGCCGGCTCGGGAATGAGCAGCCCGAGATGGAGGCGGAGCACGCCCTTCCAGGGACCACGATGCGGCGGCAGGTGCTTGCCGGGCGCGAGGATGGAGAAGAAGGCGGTCTTCATGCCCGGCATCTGCTTGAGGAGCTTGGTTGTTTCCGGACAGCGGCGGCAATTCCCCCGCGCCTTGAGACCGTAGGCGTAGAAGAAGAACGTTTTCCAGCCGTCGTCTTGGGTGAGCGCCTTCTGGGCCGGCTGGAGTTCCTGGAAGGCAGGGAGGTCCGCCGCGTAGGGCAGAAGCGCATCGAGCTCGGCACGGACCTTGCTCCAATCAGCCTCGACCGCCCCAACCCAGGGAAAGTCCTGGGGGTCGAAAAACTCGTGGTCGCCGTACGTCGAGGCACGGCCAATGAAGTTTTCAAATTTAAAGAACATGTTTTGTATGAATTGGTAGAGCCAGATGCGCGTTCGCAACAAGAATCCTTGCTGCTGTTGCGTCTCGCTCTCCACAACGCGACCGAACAAATCCTTTTCGATTTTTTGCATGGAGCCTAGCCCCTCTCTGAGTGTGATGTCCATCTTGCCCAAGCCCGGGAACGCACTTTCGCTGCGATCATTCCATGCACGCACCTTCGATTTCTAGTAGAAGTTTGAGTTGCTGGCCAAACAGGATGAGCGATTCGGTACTCATCATTTCTTGATGCGTGCAGTTAATCGGGTAGCTGTTGATGTTGCCTGCAACATAAGGTCGCCAGCTTTGCGTCGCAGACGAAGCCCGATCGCCCTCATCCGCGACAGCCGCGAATATATCTACGTCACCATCGAAAACACCCGGTTCGTGCACTCGCGCCAACGCGAGATTGGTAGCGTCGTTGCGCACAATCAGATCGAGCAGCGGCTTGTATTGAGCAAATTCGACAAAACCTCTTTCGCGGAGTAGTTCTTCTACCCACTCATAGGTAAGCGGCTCATCCTGATCGGGAATGTCTATACGACAGAACCGCAAAACTTCCTCTAGCGCCTTCTCGACTAAGACATCGTTATTCAGCATGTCACTGCTTGGGATATCCAGTAAAGCGTCGAGAAGGACAAGGCGCGCGATCAAGCATCCGCGCCGTTGCAGCTCGATGGCAATTTCATGCGCGACGACGCCTCCGAAAGACCAGCCGAGAAGGTTGTAGGGCCCGGTAGGATCTATTTCTTGGATCCGGTCGGCATAAATTTTCGCCATATCGAGGATTGATGCGGGTTCGGCCTCGTCATTTTCCGAGGTTTGTTGAATTCCGATGATCGGGCATTCCAAATAATTACCCAGAGCGTGATACGGCCAGACCAGCCCACTCGCGGGATGAATGCAGAACAGCGGGACGCCGGCGCCCTGCTTGAGGAATTCAACGGGGACTACTTCGGCCTCGCTGGCATCTTGAGCCAACTGTTGGCTCAGGCTTCTCACCGAAGGCGCCTGGAAGAGGGTGCGCACCGCAAGGCTTGTGTCCAAGGACTTGTTGATCGCGGCGATCAGGCGCATTGCTGACAGGGAGTCTCCGCCCAGGTCGAAGAAGGAGTCGTCAACCCCGACTCGTTCGAGGCCGAGTATGTGGGCGTAGATGGTTGCCAGGGTCTCTTCGGTGGGGGTAGACGGCGCCCGGTATCCACCGGCGGTGTATTCCGGTGCCGGCAGGGCGCGGGTGTCGAGTTTGCCGTTGACTGTCAACGGCAGCGTGTCGATCACCACCACCGCGGCCGGCACCATGTAGGCCGGCAGCCGCTCGGCCAGTCGGGTGCGGACCTCGGTTGGGTCGGCGGTGCCGGTGAAATAGCCGACCAGGCGTTTGTCGCCGGGGCGGTCCTCGCGGGCGATCACCGCGGCCTGGTCCACCCCGTCGAGGGCGGCCAGCGCGGCGCGGATTTCGCCGAGTTCGATGCGATAGCCGCGGATCTTGACCTGCTCATCGGCGCGGCCCAGGTACTGCAGCTGGCCATCCGGGCCCCACTTCACCAGGTCCCCGGTGCGATACATGC
Encoded proteins:
- a CDS encoding non-ribosomal peptide synthetase, whose translation is MVLIVEPCGRSTNPDAQAYPLTRGQLDIWLSQETGQLGTEWQLGLFAKIEGAVDREALEWAIRRAVQEAEPSRAAIFEVDGQVFQRAMDYPDVELPFYDLSGSRDPVQKAHELASSIQRTPMPFTGPLFKFALFQTRPDEYYWFVCSHHIIIDGTGIALVGRRIATIYSAIVSGAPIPPRFFGSLEDLVDCESEYEASSDYLEDQAYWSENLPQESSPDYRLPQAARERDSYWPSAPVQLDPLVLGRIKELSKRLGIRRSSVLTAACALLVGAFDADGSEVVFNFPVSRRVGPASKLLPGMVAGVVPLVLTASPEFLVADFCKHVDSRIREAVKHQRFPVHLLENDGDVRGLTQATNRVVLNFVPARLTLDLAGVPATATYTTFGPIGHFGLLFYGFGDEQLFSTAGAGQPFSSFDVSDLARRLQQLLVAMAADPTRSLSSVDVLSAGERARLDGWGNRSVLTQPAPPPVSIPVLFAEQVARAPEAGAVTFEGRSMTYWELEEAANRLAHLLIGHGVGAGQRVALLLERSSSAIVAMLAVLKTGAAYLAIDPALPAARIGFMLTDAAPIAAITSAELRPRLDGHDVVVIDVNDEAVEAQPSTAVSVPAPDDIAYLIYTSGTTGVPKGVAVTHRNLTHLADSQPSDLPPAQVWTQCHSYAFDFSVWEIWAALLTGARLVVVPDSVVGSPDEFHALLVGERVNVLTQTPSAVGTLSPEGLESVALLLGGEACPAEVVDRWAPGRVVINAYGPTEATVYASMSALAAGSGTPPIGAPVSTAALFVLDGWLRPVPVGVVGELYVAGVGVGVGYISRAELTGSRFVACPFGLPGARMYRTGDLVCWGADGQLQYLGRADEQVKIRGYRIELGEVRAALAGLNGVEQAVVTAREDRPGDKRLVGYVIGTADPAELRLQLAERLPEYMVPAAVVVLDALPLTVNGKLDTRALPAPEYTVGAYRAPETPTEEILAGIYAQVLGLERVGVDDSFFDLGGDSLSAMRLVGAINASLDAGLAVRTVFEAPTVTQLALRVGADGTGLEPLVAVERPAVVPLSFAQNRLWFIDQLQGPSPIYNMAAALRLGGRLDADVLGAALGDVVGRHESLRTLFAAPEGIPQQVVIPAGRADFGWDVVDATGWSATQLEEAIEAAARHPFDLATEIPLRARLFRVTGDEHVLVAVVHHIAADGLSITPLVADLGVAYASRCAGLAPDWPA
- a CDS encoding MbtH family protein; the protein is MSTNPFDDDNGSFFVLINDEEQHSLWPAFADIPAGWQRVYGEADRAACLEYIEQNWADIRPKSLRERLAGRGFDR
- a CDS encoding MFS transporter, producing MSSEPTTLHHAKRHVPAFLRSRRFAVIVAIGGMQLMVAMDGPVAIFALPRIQNELGLSDAGRSWVITAYMLTFGGLMLLGGRLGDTVGRKRAFILGVALFTFASTLCGIAWDGRTLISARLLHGAAAAIIAPTNLALIATTFPKGSTRNAATAVLGAMTGLGGVLGLVVGGALTDVSWRLAFLVNVPIGLAVIYLAVITRQETQKERMKLDATGAVLATLACTAAVFGLSMGPEVGWRSAITIGSGLVALAAFVAFVVVERTAENPIVPFNLFFDRNRLAAFAATFLAGGVFFTLTVLVGLYVQTIMGYSPLHAGIAFIPFGIGVAIGVGVASKLVMSFPPRVVVIASGSLILVATLYGATLNARIPYFPNLVLPLLIGATGIGAIFVPLTLSVIASVGSDRIGPTSAISVMLQTLGGPLVLVIVQAAVTSRTLSLGGTVGPVKSMNSAQLHALDRGYTYGMLWLAGVVVLLNVVALLIGYTAAQVAHAQEVKKAIDAGEL
- a CDS encoding aspartyl/asparaginyl beta-hydroxylase domain-containing protein; its protein translation is MDITLREGLGSMQKIEKDLFGRVVESETQQQQGFLLRTRIWLYQFIQNMFFKFENFIGRASTYGDHEFFDPQDFPWVGAVEADWSKVRAELDALLPYAADLPAFQELQPAQKALTQDDGWKTFFFYAYGLKARGNCRRCPETTKLLKQMPGMKTAFFSILAPGKHLPPHRGPWKGVLRLHLGLLIPEPAEMCAIRVGSQTRNWQEGKVMIFDDTFEHEAWNRTDGVRVILFVDIMRPMRFPANIINSVFTSVIAMPFVPLTGLAGNYLRWEKRFEALVNQGAPAK